From one Planktothrix agardhii NIES-204 genomic stretch:
- the minC gene encoding septum formation inhibitor, protein MSLDTPISESIITKSESPVISPEIDPNLQVRFKTEAGRLLLFLPPENNREDIETNANLNNTWTELWQQLKHRLNGGEHAEQDYTEVYLMAENRLLDGRQLQDIAEALTEVQLQLKRVKTSRRQTAVAAAMAGYSVDQDVERETLAQPVLETTTAPLAEPLYLKMTVRSGVDIRHPGTIVIVGDVNPGSSVIADGDIIIWGRLRGNAHAGAKGNPNSLIMALQMEPKLIRIADQVARGPEITPEHFYPEVAYINTTGIRISPAKEVAKARVLTLDING, encoded by the coding sequence ATGTCTTTGGATACTCCAATCTCTGAATCGATCATAACTAAATCCGAATCTCCTGTAATTTCACCTGAGATTGATCCTAATTTACAAGTTCGGTTTAAAACCGAAGCCGGACGATTATTGTTATTTTTACCACCGGAAAACAACCGTGAAGATATCGAGACCAATGCCAACCTTAATAATACCTGGACAGAACTCTGGCAACAGTTAAAACATCGCCTCAACGGGGGTGAACACGCAGAACAAGATTATACGGAAGTTTATCTAATGGCAGAAAATCGGTTATTAGATGGGCGTCAACTCCAAGATATTGCTGAGGCGCTAACGGAAGTTCAACTGCAACTGAAACGGGTTAAAACCAGTCGCCGTCAAACCGCAGTAGCAGCAGCTATGGCGGGCTATAGCGTCGATCAGGATGTGGAACGGGAAACCTTGGCTCAACCAGTGTTAGAGACGACTACAGCCCCCTTAGCAGAACCGTTATATTTGAAAATGACCGTGCGCTCTGGTGTGGATATTCGTCACCCAGGAACCATTGTAATTGTCGGGGATGTGAACCCGGGTAGTTCGGTGATTGCCGATGGCGATATTATTATTTGGGGACGGTTGCGGGGAAATGCCCACGCCGGGGCTAAAGGAAATCCCAATAGTTTAATTATGGCTTTGCAAATGGAACCTAAGTTAATTCGGATTGCGGATCAGGTGGCGCGGGGGCCAGAAATCACCCCAGAACATTTTTACCCGGAAGTCGCCTATATCAATACCACCGGGATTCGGATTAGTCCGGCGAAGGAAGTGGCCAAGGCTAGAGTGTTGACCCTGGATATAAATGGGTAA
- the minE gene encoding septum site-determining protein MinE has protein sequence MKINELIERLFPRNHQTSREEAKQRLKLVLAHDRADLSAEMVEAMRKEIMEVVSRYVEIDTDDSEFNLESDNRATALVANLLIRRVKQRGLFMAESPPPELKTESPKDEETEETSPQPSPTPTPKPSTSLKSELKAPPPPPEKSTENPD, from the coding sequence ATGAAAATTAATGAACTCATAGAAAGACTTTTTCCTCGAAATCATCAAACCAGTCGAGAGGAAGCTAAACAACGCTTGAAGTTGGTCTTAGCCCATGACCGGGCTGATCTATCGGCGGAAATGGTGGAAGCCATGCGAAAAGAAATCATGGAAGTGGTATCTCGTTATGTAGAAATAGATACCGATGATTCAGAATTTAACTTAGAAAGTGATAACCGAGCTACCGCATTAGTGGCTAATTTATTAATTCGTCGGGTTAAACAAAGGGGATTATTCATGGCTGAATCTCCTCCTCCAGAACTTAAAACTGAATCTCCTAAAGACGAGGAGACTGAGGAAACCTCACCCCAACCGTCCCCAACCCCAACCCCCAAACCATCTACTTCACTTAAATCCGAGTTAAAAGCTCCTCCTCCTCCACCGGAGAAAAGCACAGAAAATCCAGATTGA
- a CDS encoding adenylate cyclase, with translation MSSQKKSKPTILVVDDEPDNLDLLYRTFHREYRVLRADGGPEALKILASETDVAVIISDQRMPQMSGTEFLSLTAAQYPDIIRIILTGYTDVEDLVEAINSGKVFKYVTKPWDAEELKAIVKQALETHGVLKSRTEELRRALQQESLLYAVTNTIRSAPNYREMLQRIVETVGQMFEARYCLLRPFQDGQMVDEWFMYQSGRLDATETPDSQKPSKNLLQLLVWETTDVEVIQDAVRDERILSVTERQQAYDQTQIRSSLVVPLFYKLDLMAVLALHHCQEPHIWLDHEVQLVITVSDQAALALSQARAYEQVRELAKREALVNTITSAIRSSLDPRTIFGAITQQLGEALQVDGCALSLWTRDDEYVQCVGLYDVTRQASMVSDEWSSEASTPAPKLSLETLPQSAVPIRENPVLQKLLRTRQPVVIDNLDLQPECKIAELPLRSASKALMLVPLQSEGQIIGSISLRQNNRIRKWQESEINLVQVVAVQAALAVQQARLYQKTRQQAQRLLEADRVKTEFFQNISHEFRTPLTLMIGPLESAINQQQDLPQEQAKIALRNSRRLLRLVNQLLDLQRFDAGRMQPSFRPCDLIAFCHSTVESFQLYCQKKEIYLETNLNHCPLLYLDLERFDKIIYNLLSNAMKFTPAGGTITLRVEPMGNHCRLQVTDTGIGIKPEQIPYLFERFRQAEGSANRSYEGSGLGLALVKELVELHKGQISVESVYGRGTTFTVWLQQGTSHLPGEQILEIQAELNSSRASVEFADIDVDVTDGDDFDGEETRQENMILPENGSLTNLVLVVDDNPDLRRYVSKILRQSGYNVVVACNGVEGFEIAQKYHPEVIITDLMMPLVSGLDLIRLIRNNPQLKGTPMILLTAKADEDTRLEGVERGADAYLSKPFNDRELLAEVRNLQSLKENERRIFELNRYLTESVLKRFLPETMVKKAATGELSLDMSPEPRLITILFSDIVGFTQMSNQLQSQGIAVVLNEYLAEMTRVIFANGGTVDKFVGDAVMALYGAPEELSAEKQVKQAVNSARQMLRSLDKLNQHWREQGIVGENGVVPVRFRCGIHIGTAVVGMFGSQDRSDYTAIGPAVNMAARLQEVAHPNSILVSTEVANYLPRGEIISQEFHKLKGIGDEVLTLMVSPELPLN, from the coding sequence ATGAGTTCCCAGAAAAAATCTAAGCCGACGATCTTGGTTGTCGATGACGAACCCGATAACCTAGATTTGCTGTATCGCACCTTTCATCGGGAATACCGGGTGTTGCGAGCAGATGGTGGGCCAGAGGCGCTAAAGATTTTAGCGTCCGAGACTGACGTGGCGGTGATTATTTCCGACCAAAGAATGCCGCAAATGAGCGGGACGGAATTTCTGAGTTTAACCGCGGCCCAATATCCCGATATTATTAGAATTATCCTCACCGGTTATACCGACGTCGAGGATTTAGTCGAAGCAATTAACTCCGGTAAAGTTTTTAAATACGTTACCAAACCTTGGGATGCGGAAGAACTCAAAGCCATCGTTAAACAGGCCTTAGAAACCCATGGGGTTCTCAAATCCCGTACCGAAGAATTACGACGCGCCCTCCAACAAGAATCCCTCCTCTACGCTGTTACCAATACCATTCGCTCCGCCCCCAACTATCGGGAAATGCTGCAACGGATCGTGGAAACCGTTGGCCAAATGTTTGAAGCCCGCTATTGCCTGCTGCGGCCGTTTCAAGACGGGCAAATGGTGGATGAATGGTTTATGTATCAGTCGGGACGGCTAGATGCCACAGAAACCCCCGATAGTCAAAAGCCTTCCAAGAATTTATTACAATTATTAGTCTGGGAAACCACAGACGTCGAAGTGATTCAGGATGCAGTTAGGGATGAACGGATTTTATCGGTAACAGAACGTCAACAGGCCTACGATCAAACTCAAATTCGGTCAAGTTTAGTCGTCCCCCTATTCTACAAACTGGACTTAATGGCCGTTTTAGCCCTGCATCACTGCCAAGAACCCCATATCTGGCTTGACCACGAAGTGCAGTTAGTGATTACGGTTTCTGACCAAGCGGCTCTCGCCCTTTCCCAAGCTCGGGCCTATGAACAGGTGCGGGAACTGGCGAAACGGGAGGCCCTAGTTAATACCATTACATCGGCCATTCGTTCGAGTCTCGATCCGCGCACAATTTTCGGCGCCATTACCCAACAATTGGGAGAAGCCCTACAGGTGGATGGCTGTGCCTTATCCCTCTGGACAAGGGATGATGAATATGTTCAGTGTGTGGGGTTGTATGATGTAACTCGACAGGCTTCGATGGTTAGTGATGAATGGTCATCGGAAGCGTCTACTCCCGCCCCTAAGCTCTCCCTAGAAACCCTACCTCAGTCGGCCGTTCCGATTCGAGAAAATCCAGTATTACAAAAACTTTTACGCACCCGCCAACCCGTTGTTATTGATAACTTAGATCTGCAACCGGAATGTAAGATTGCTGAATTACCCCTACGTTCTGCTTCTAAAGCCCTAATGTTAGTTCCTTTGCAGTCAGAAGGTCAGATTATTGGTAGTATTTCCCTGCGACAAAATAATCGGATTCGTAAATGGCAGGAGTCGGAAATTAATTTAGTCCAAGTAGTGGCCGTACAAGCTGCTCTGGCGGTACAACAGGCTCGTTTATATCAAAAAACTCGACAACAGGCGCAACGATTGTTAGAAGCCGACCGGGTGAAAACGGAATTTTTCCAGAATATTTCCCATGAGTTTCGTACTCCTTTAACTTTAATGATTGGGCCGTTAGAATCGGCGATTAATCAACAGCAGGATTTACCCCAGGAACAGGCAAAAATAGCTTTAAGAAATTCCCGACGACTATTGAGGTTAGTCAATCAATTATTGGATTTACAACGATTTGATGCTGGACGAATGCAGCCAAGTTTTCGTCCCTGTGATTTGATTGCTTTTTGTCATAGTACCGTTGAGTCTTTTCAACTCTATTGTCAAAAGAAAGAAATTTATCTGGAAACTAATTTAAACCATTGTCCGTTGTTGTATTTGGATTTAGAACGGTTTGATAAAATTATCTATAATTTATTGTCTAATGCCATGAAGTTTACTCCCGCCGGAGGGACAATTACTCTCAGGGTGGAACCGATGGGAAATCATTGTCGTTTGCAGGTTACGGATACTGGAATTGGGATTAAACCGGAACAAATTCCCTATTTATTTGAACGGTTTAGACAAGCGGAAGGCTCGGCTAATCGTTCCTATGAAGGTTCGGGTTTAGGGTTGGCTTTAGTTAAGGAATTAGTCGAACTGCACAAAGGCCAAATTTCCGTAGAATCCGTGTATGGGAGAGGCACAACTTTTACGGTTTGGTTACAACAGGGAACTTCCCATTTACCAGGGGAACAAATATTAGAAATTCAGGCTGAATTAAATTCAAGTCGGGCATCGGTGGAGTTTGCCGATATTGATGTGGATGTAACCGATGGAGATGATTTTGATGGGGAAGAAACCCGTCAGGAGAATATGATTTTACCTGAAAATGGTTCCCTGACTAATTTAGTTTTAGTGGTGGATGATAACCCGGATTTACGCCGTTATGTCTCCAAAATTCTGCGTCAATCGGGTTATAATGTGGTAGTAGCTTGTAACGGGGTGGAAGGGTTTGAAATTGCCCAAAAATATCACCCAGAAGTGATTATTACGGATTTAATGATGCCTTTAGTCTCAGGGTTAGATTTAATTCGGTTAATTCGGAATAACCCGCAATTGAAGGGAACCCCGATGATTTTATTAACGGCTAAAGCCGATGAAGATACCCGTTTAGAAGGGGTGGAACGGGGGGCAGATGCCTATTTATCAAAACCCTTTAATGATCGGGAATTGTTGGCAGAAGTTAGAAACTTACAGTCTTTAAAAGAGAATGAGAGGCGTATATTTGAGTTAAATAGATATTTAACAGAGTCAGTATTGAAGCGATTTTTACCCGAAACCATGGTTAAAAAAGCCGCAACCGGGGAGTTATCTTTGGATATGAGTCCCGAACCTCGGTTAATTACGATTTTATTTAGTGATATTGTCGGATTTACCCAAATGTCGAATCAGTTACAATCCCAGGGAATTGCAGTGGTTTTAAATGAGTATTTAGCAGAGATGACCCGGGTGATTTTTGCTAATGGGGGGACGGTGGATAAGTTTGTCGGGGATGCGGTGATGGCTTTATATGGCGCCCCGGAGGAGTTATCGGCCGAAAAACAGGTAAAACAGGCGGTGAATTCAGCGAGGCAAATGTTGCGATCGCTTGATAAGTTAAATCAACACTGGCGAGAACAGGGCATTGTCGGGGAAAATGGGGTTGTCCCCGTGCGTTTCCGGTGCGGAATTCATATTGGGACGGCGGTTGTCGGGATGTTCGGATCTCAAGATCGTTCCGATTATACCGCCATTGGCCCGGCGGTGAATATGGCGGCCAGGTTACAGGAGGTTGCCCATCCCAATAGTATTTTAGTCTCTACGGAAGTGGCTAACTATCTCCCTCGGGGGGAAATTATCAGCCAAGAATTCCATAAATTAAAAGGCATTGGGGACGAAGTATTAACCCTGATGGTCAGTCCCGAACTCCCCCTTAATTAA
- the minD gene encoding septum site-determining protein MinD — protein MSRVIVITSGKGGVGKTTCTANVGMSLAKRGHSVVVIDADFGLRNLDLLLGLENRIVYTAMEVLSGECRLEQALVKDKRESRLVLLPAAQNRMKEAVTPDQMKQLVAMLEGKYDYIIIDCPAGIEQGFQNAIAPAKEAIIVTTPEVSAVRDADRVIGLLEANSVKKIRLLINRIKPLMVEANDMMSVQDVEEILAIPLIGVVPDDENVIVSTNKGEPLVLAENPSQAAQAFTNVVRRIEGEKVAFLDLNPRPEGFFAKLRRLLSSKVR, from the coding sequence ATGAGTCGTGTTATTGTGATTACCTCTGGAAAAGGAGGGGTGGGAAAAACTACTTGTACCGCTAATGTGGGTATGAGTTTGGCAAAACGGGGCCACAGTGTTGTGGTAATTGATGCGGATTTTGGTCTGAGAAATTTAGACTTACTCTTGGGTTTAGAAAATCGGATTGTTTATACAGCAATGGAGGTTTTATCGGGGGAATGTCGCCTGGAACAAGCCTTAGTGAAAGATAAACGAGAATCCCGTTTAGTGTTATTACCTGCGGCTCAAAATCGGATGAAAGAGGCTGTTACCCCCGATCAAATGAAGCAATTAGTAGCGATGTTGGAAGGCAAATATGATTATATTATCATTGATTGTCCGGCGGGAATTGAACAGGGATTTCAAAATGCGATCGCCCCGGCAAAAGAAGCAATTATTGTCACCACTCCCGAAGTTTCAGCCGTTAGAGATGCGGATCGAGTGATTGGTTTATTAGAGGCAAATTCGGTTAAAAAAATTCGGTTATTAATTAATCGGATTAAGCCTTTAATGGTGGAAGCCAACGATATGATGTCGGTACAGGATGTGGAAGAGATTCTAGCAATTCCTTTAATTGGGGTGGTTCCCGATGATGAAAATGTGATTGTTTCCACCAATAAAGGAGAACCTTTAGTATTAGCAGAAAATCCTTCCCAAGCGGCGCAAGCGTTTACGAATGTGGTGCGTCGAATTGAAGGGGAAAAAGTCGCATTCCTTGACCTTAACCCCCGTCCAGAAGGGTTTTTCGCTAAACTGCGTCGTTTGCTTTCATCTAAAGTTCGCTAA